In the Colletotrichum lupini chromosome 1, complete sequence genome, one interval contains:
- a CDS encoding X-Pro dipeptidyl-peptidase C-terminal non-catalytic domain-containing protein, which translates to MPSSRFSGLEVPIEPLNAPTPGRDGYDGLNPHTETLPAGWKHPHPDARPLPSAILLEHDVAIKVRDGTTLYADVLRPPNTTEKVPALICWSPFGKKFNGLTSLGYMTPWNLGIPSGTLSGLEKFEAPDPADWVPRGYAIVNIDTRGAFDSGDENTPMVIMGGQEAEDGYDAIEVVAAMSWCSGSVGLAGNSHLAIAQWFIAALRPPSLKAIAPWEGCGDLYREQFARGGVYAGDLFDELIIKHMLKGRGGIESFREMYARHPLANAWWNDKRPDMKQINVPTYITGTWTNTMHGMGAIRAWLEVQSKEKWLRWHPWQEWFDLWGNPEAKDELFAFFDRYLKGVDNGWEKTPKVRMSLLRFGEKTPQAIENIVEEDFPPARTQYKEFFLGTEETLISTTAPETKTTVSYDSESGGNVSFTHTFPETTNIMGLPKAVLYMSCPDHDDMDVYVMIQKLDKDGKQMKNLNIPWKGIPVNSFQEFKPEQETEVVLYKGPVGILRASHRAIDETRSMHPHWPFHPHEKEEKITPGEVVRPDIGIWALGVEYEAGESLRVVVSGQSFAEETKQAIFIWYPPERYAPCMISRLRDQALKRNQTLQVMILPTCTEESNLASTGVTAQAACKADSTHSGHLSAENDGILGR; encoded by the exons ATGCCGTCTTCAAGGTTCTCCGGTCTAGAAGTGCCTATCGAGCCGTTGAATGCACCAACACCCGGTCGTGATGGCTACGACGGCCTCAATCCACATACAGAGACCCTACCCGCTGGCTGGAAACATCCTCATCCAGACGCGCGCCCACTGCCCTCCGCCATCCTACTAGAGCACGACGTCGCTATCAAAGTCAGAGACGGAACGACACTCTACGCAGACGTACTGCGCCCGCCAAACACCACAGAGAAAGTGCCTGCGCTAATATGCTGGTCCCCCTTTGGCAAGAAGTTCAACGGTCTCACGTCCCTGGGCTACATGACGCCATGGAACCTCGGCATCCCGTCTGGCACGCTCTCCGGCCTGGAAAAGTTCGAGGCGCCTGACCCGGCGGACTGGGTTCCCCGCGGCTACGCCATCGTCAACATCGACACGCGCGGTGCCTTTGACAGTGGCGACGAGAACACACCAATGGTCATCATGGGCGGCCAAGAAGCCGAAGACGGGTACGATGCCATCGAGGTCGTGGCGGCGATGTCATGGTGTAGCGGCAGCGTCGGACTCGCAGGGAATTCGCACCTCGCAATCGCGCAGTGGTTCATCGCGGCGCTGCGACCGCCGAGCTTGAAGGCCATTGCGCCGTGGGAAGGATGCGGAGACTTGTACCGCGAGCAGTTTGCGCGGGGAGGCGTGTACGCTGGCGACTTATTTGATGAGTTGATTATTAAGCACATGCTGAAAGGCCGCGGCGGTATCGAGAGCTTTCGCGAGATGTACGCGCGGCATCCGCTTGCTAACGCGTGGTGGAACGACAAGAGGCCAGATATGAAGCAGATCAATGTGCCAACGTATATTACGGGCACGTGGACGAACACGATGCACGGTATGGGTGCCATCCGGGCCTGGTTGGAGGTGCAGTCGAAGGAGAAGTGGTTGAGATGGCATCCGTGGCAGGAGTGGTTTGACCTTTGGGGTAACCCTGAGGCCAAAGATGAGTTGTTTGCGTTCTTTGACCGGTACCTCAAGGGCGTCGATAACGGATGGGAGAAGACGCCCAAGGTGAGGATGTCTCTGCTGCGGTTTGGCGAGAAAACTCCCCAGGCGATTGAGAATATTGTTGAGGAGGATTTCCCGCCGGCGCGAACGCAGTACAAGGAGTTTTTTCTTGGCACGGAGGAGACGCTCATCTCCACTACTGCGCCAGAGACGAAGACGACGGTCAGCTACGACTCCGAGTCTGGCGGAAACGTCAGCTTTACTCATACCTTTCCCGAAACTACCAACATCATGGGCCTACCCAAAGCCGTGCTGTACATGTCTTGCCCAGATCACGACGACATGGATGTGTACGTTATGATTCAGAAGCTCGACAAAGATGGGAAGCAGATGAAGAACCTTAACATTCCATGGAAGGGCATACCCGTGAACTCGTTCCAAGAATTCAAGCCGGAGCAAGAGACGGAAGTCGTGCTGTACAAGGGCCCTGTGGGCATCCTCCGGGCTTCTCATCGAGCCATCGATGAGACCAGGAGCATGCACCCACACTGGCCGTTCCACCCGCacgagaaggaggagaagattACGCCTGGCGAGGTAGTCAGGCCGGACATCGGAATTTGGGCGCTCGGGGTTGAATACGAGGCCGGCGAGAGTCTGCGAGTTGTCGTTAGCGGACAGAGCTTTGCC GAGGAGACCAAGCAAGCCATATT TATCTGGTACCCGCCCGAACGCTATGCGCCCTGCATGATAAGTCGCCTTCGTGACCAGGCTCTCAAGAGAAATCAGACCTTGCAGGTCATGATTCTTCCTACATGCACAGAAGAGTCAAATCTGGCGTCCACAGGGGTCACAGCCCAAGCAGCTTGCAAAGCCGATTCGACGCATTCGGGTCATCTTTCCGCTGAAAATGACGGTATCCTGGGCAGGTGA
- a CDS encoding methyltransferase domain-containing protein yields MEQLTMRQPLMTEFYVFPNDETEMDRLDVVHTLLVKTIGNRLFLAPIDEHKTHRILDVGTGTGIWAVEMGDLFPNAEILGNDLSAIQPAWVPPNVKFEIDDVESEWIGEDKYDFIFSRYMAGALADWPTYVRRVYENLNPGGWTEFQDWDYMLYSDDGTTEGTELLRWMGYFMEACEVLGRDGQVGPKLETLVRENTGLINIVHKPFRIPVGPWAKDPHLKDIGMCNLIQMLDGLEAFTLRLLCGVLGWTKEEVLVLLTGVRTELRTGKAHAWLHYNVVYGQKPETEEE; encoded by the exons ATGGAACAACT GACGATGCGTCAACCATTGATGACAGAAT TCTACGTATTCCCGAATGATGAG ACTGAAATGGACAGACTTGATGTGGTGCACACATTGCTAGTCAAGACCATCGGAAATCGACTCTTTCTTGCACCGATTGATGAGCACAAGACTCACCGGATCCTTGATGTGGGCACTGGTACTGGAATAT GGGCTGTGGAAATGGGTGATCTATTTCCAAATGCAGAG ATCCTTGGAAATGACCTGAGCGCTATTCAACCAGCGTG GGTTCCACCTAACGTCAAGTTCGAGATCGACGATGTCGAAAGCGAATGGATCGGGGAGGACAAGTACGATTTCATTTTTAGTCGTTACATGGCTGGCGCCTTGGCAGATTGGCCAACATACGTGAGGCGAGTCTATGA GAACTTGAACCCTGGAGGCTGGACCGAATTTCAGGACTGGGATTATATGCTTTATTCGGATGATGGAACAACTGAAGGCACCGAACTGCTTCGCTGGATGGGCTACTTCATGGAGGCTTGCGAGGTCCTGGGCCGTGATGGACAGGTCGGGCCGAAGTTGGAGACGCTGGTAAGGGAGAACACCGGCCTGATCAACATCGTCCATAAGCCTTTTAGAATTCCCGTTGGACCTTGGGCGAAGGACCCTCACCTGAAGGATATCGGGATGTGTAATCTCATTCAAATGTTGGATGGTTTGGAAGCCTTCACCCTAAGACTCCTCTGTGGCGTCCTCGGCTGGACCAAGGAGGAGGTTCTAGTATTACTCACAGGAGTGCGCACCGAGCTGAGAACTGGAAAAGCCCATGCTTGGCTGCACTA CAATGTTGTGTACGGCCAAAAGCCAGAGACAGAAGAAGAATAG